One Leifsonia shinshuensis DNA window includes the following coding sequences:
- the ligA gene encoding NAD-dependent DNA ligase LigA: MTDEQAARAEAQDLTTRILELRDAYYERDTVLVSDEEYDRMLRRLEELERLHPELQSQDSPTQTVGGRAQTTLFAPVQHAERMLSLDNVFSLEEFEAWAARVERDAGRRVDYLCELKIDGLAINLRYENGVLVTAATRGDGVVGEDVTENIRQIPAIPQRLAGDGPFPPLVEVRGEVFFPVAQFDELNAHQQEAGERVFANARNAASGSLRQKAEGKNAAQLALMRDRLRRLHMLVHGIGAWANPPVDAQSKVYELLQSWGLPTSTHYRVLGTIAEVDDFIRYFGEHRGSVEHEIDGIVIKVDELALHDELGATSRAPRWAIAYKYPPEQVNTKLLDIVVSVGRTGRATPFAVMEKVRVAGSEVRQATLHNQDVVKAKGVLIGDTVVLRKAGDVIPEVLGPVVELRDGTERAFVMPENCPECGTKLAPAKEGDIDLRCPNSEFCPAQVRGRVEHIGSRGGLDIEALGEVAAAALTQPRFPETAPLPTEAGLFGLTVRELFPIEVVVRDSETGLPKLTESGAEKVDTPFRRRRQKKDGPFVPDADEFGGDELHVPSKNALELVANLAAARTKPLWRILVSLNIRHVGPVAARALADHFGSLDAIRGASREELAAVDGVGGIIADAVLAWFEVDWHREIVERWAADGVQFATPGHAGPGAQAETGGVLAGLTVVATGSLEGFTREGAQEAIIAAGGKAASSVSKKTDFVAAGPGAGSKLAKAEELGVRVIDAAQFAILVEKGPSGLED; encoded by the coding sequence GTGACTGACGAGCAAGCCGCACGCGCGGAGGCCCAGGACCTGACCACGCGCATCCTCGAGCTGCGCGACGCGTACTACGAGCGCGACACCGTGCTCGTCAGCGACGAGGAGTACGACCGCATGCTGCGGCGCCTCGAGGAGCTGGAGCGCCTGCATCCCGAGCTGCAGAGCCAGGACAGCCCCACCCAGACGGTCGGCGGCCGCGCGCAGACCACGCTCTTCGCGCCGGTGCAGCACGCCGAGCGCATGCTCAGCCTCGACAACGTGTTCTCCCTGGAGGAGTTCGAGGCCTGGGCCGCGCGCGTCGAGCGCGACGCCGGACGCCGCGTCGACTACCTCTGCGAGCTGAAGATCGACGGCCTCGCGATCAACCTCCGCTACGAGAACGGCGTCCTCGTCACGGCGGCCACCCGCGGCGACGGCGTCGTAGGGGAGGACGTCACCGAGAACATCCGGCAGATCCCCGCCATCCCGCAGCGGCTCGCCGGCGACGGCCCGTTCCCTCCGCTGGTGGAGGTCCGCGGCGAGGTGTTCTTCCCCGTCGCCCAGTTCGACGAGCTCAACGCCCACCAGCAGGAGGCCGGCGAGCGCGTGTTCGCGAACGCCCGCAACGCCGCCAGCGGCTCGCTCCGGCAGAAGGCCGAGGGCAAGAACGCCGCCCAGCTCGCCCTCATGCGCGACCGGCTGCGCCGCCTGCACATGCTCGTGCACGGCATCGGCGCGTGGGCGAACCCGCCGGTCGACGCCCAGTCCAAGGTCTACGAGCTGCTGCAGTCGTGGGGCCTGCCGACGTCCACCCACTACCGCGTGCTCGGCACCATCGCCGAGGTGGACGACTTCATCCGCTACTTCGGCGAGCACCGCGGCAGCGTCGAGCACGAGATCGACGGCATCGTCATCAAGGTGGACGAGCTGGCCCTGCACGACGAGCTGGGCGCGACCTCCCGTGCGCCGCGCTGGGCGATCGCGTACAAGTACCCGCCGGAGCAGGTGAACACCAAGCTGCTCGACATCGTCGTCAGCGTCGGCCGGACCGGCCGGGCGACGCCGTTCGCCGTCATGGAGAAGGTGCGCGTCGCCGGCTCCGAGGTGCGCCAGGCGACACTGCACAACCAGGACGTCGTCAAGGCGAAGGGCGTGCTGATCGGCGACACCGTCGTCCTGCGCAAGGCGGGCGACGTCATCCCCGAGGTGCTCGGCCCGGTGGTCGAGCTGCGCGACGGCACCGAGCGTGCCTTCGTGATGCCGGAGAACTGCCCGGAGTGCGGCACCAAGCTGGCGCCGGCCAAGGAGGGCGACATCGACCTCCGCTGCCCTAACTCCGAGTTCTGCCCGGCGCAGGTGCGCGGCCGCGTGGAGCACATCGGGTCCCGCGGCGGCCTCGACATCGAGGCGCTGGGGGAGGTCGCGGCCGCGGCGCTCACGCAGCCGCGGTTCCCGGAGACGGCTCCGCTGCCGACCGAGGCCGGGCTGTTCGGGCTGACCGTACGGGAGCTGTTCCCGATCGAGGTGGTCGTCCGCGACTCCGAGACGGGGCTGCCGAAGCTCACCGAGTCGGGAGCCGAGAAGGTGGACACACCGTTCCGCCGCCGGCGGCAGAAGAAGGACGGACCGTTCGTCCCCGATGCCGACGAGTTCGGCGGCGACGAGCTCCACGTCCCCTCGAAGAACGCCCTGGAGCTCGTCGCCAACCTCGCAGCCGCGCGTACGAAGCCGCTCTGGCGCATCCTCGTCTCGCTCAACATCCGGCACGTCGGCCCGGTCGCCGCACGCGCGCTGGCCGACCACTTCGGGTCGCTCGACGCGATCCGGGGCGCCTCGCGCGAGGAGCTCGCCGCGGTCGACGGCGTCGGCGGCATCATCGCCGACGCGGTGCTCGCCTGGTTCGAGGTCGACTGGCACCGGGAGATCGTCGAGCGCTGGGCCGCCGACGGCGTCCAGTTCGCGACCCCCGGCCACGCCGGCCCCGGCGCACAGGCCGAAACCGGCGGCGTCCTCGCCGGGCTGACCGTCGTCGCCACCGGCTCGCTGGAGGGCTTCACCCGCGAGGGTGCGCAGGAGGCGATCATCGCCGCGGGCGGCAAAGCGGCCTCCAGCGTGTCCAAGAAGACCGACTTCGTCGCGGCCGGACCCGGCGCAGGGTCTAAGCTCGCCAAGGCGGAAGAGCTCGGCGTCCGCGTCATCGACGCCGCCCAGTTCGCGATCCTTGTCGAAAAGGGCCCTTCGGGGCTGGAGGATTAG
- the ybaK gene encoding Cys-tRNA(Pro) deacylase produces the protein MAKRPASAGTPATVALGAAAIPFAVHAYEHDPAAPSYGLEAADALGVESDRVFKTLLADTELGLVVGVVPVTGMLDLKALAAAVGAKRAVMADPAVAERRTGYVVGGISPIGQKTRHLTVVDETAQLFDTVFVSGGRRGLDLELAPADLLAATDARFAAIAR, from the coding sequence ATGGCGAAACGTCCCGCCTCGGCCGGCACGCCCGCCACGGTCGCGCTCGGCGCCGCGGCGATCCCCTTCGCCGTGCACGCCTACGAGCACGACCCCGCCGCGCCCTCCTACGGGCTGGAGGCCGCCGACGCGCTGGGGGTGGAGTCGGACCGGGTGTTCAAGACGCTGCTGGCCGACACCGAGCTCGGGCTCGTCGTCGGCGTCGTGCCGGTGACCGGGATGCTCGACCTCAAGGCGCTCGCCGCAGCGGTCGGCGCGAAGCGTGCGGTCATGGCCGACCCCGCCGTCGCCGAGCGCCGCACCGGCTACGTCGTGGGCGGCATCTCCCCGATCGGCCAGAAGACCCGGCACCTCACGGTCGTGGACGAGACGGCGCAGCTCTTCGACACGGTGTTCGTGTCGGGAGGCCGCCGCGGCCTCGACCTGGAACTCGCTCCGGCCGACCTCCTGGCGGCGACGGACGCGCGCTTCGCGGCGATCGCCCGGTAG
- a CDS encoding alkaline phosphatase family protein translates to MDPDRNDQNAQDGTTGRPAASSRRAFLRGAGIAAAGAVVGGAAGAAIGAGAASRNPPGAIAEEGEEYPTLPPPAQAGFDHLVVLMYENRSFDNLLGYLYDAKTLPKGARFDGLAFGEYSNPDPAGGEIPAHPYTGATDVIMRQPSPDPGEVYPHVNTQLFGTVDPPSNADALVRDMKPPYNAPPAGTKPTMTGFVRDYIGVLRKDTGAEPAPDDYRRIMGAFTPDMLPVFSTLARQFAVYDDWHCAVPSQTFCNRSFFHASTSHGYVDNGGDGGLRKWFDPANDAPTIFNRLQEAGRSWRVYFDDRQLISLTGFIHAPVLEPYWRTHFRTMTQFYADVAEGTLPDYAFLEPRLLYDHNDMHPPGGPMTEEDVDGTLIAGGGISDVRAGELLLHQVYSAIRGSRSANGSNALNTMLLVTFDEHGGTYDHVAPGPATPPEPAAGPGENGFTFDRLGLRVPALAISAYTERGSILHEEMSHAAVIATLCEAYGLPHLTERDRGARTIQNAVNRTSPRQPGTWPDTHPQYLPPNPEAGPPAPGDEDRPLSPPGVGLVGLLTARYGAPDDPVPRTYREAYETVDRLGRGLFGSP, encoded by the coding sequence ATGGATCCGGACCGGAACGACCAGAACGCTCAGGACGGCACCACGGGGCGTCCCGCCGCGTCGTCCCGGCGCGCCTTCCTGCGCGGGGCCGGGATCGCGGCGGCCGGCGCCGTCGTCGGGGGAGCGGCGGGCGCCGCCATCGGCGCGGGCGCGGCCTCCCGTAACCCGCCGGGCGCCATCGCCGAGGAGGGCGAGGAGTACCCGACGCTGCCGCCGCCTGCGCAGGCGGGCTTCGACCACCTGGTGGTGCTCATGTACGAGAACCGGTCGTTCGACAACCTGCTCGGCTACCTCTACGACGCGAAGACGCTGCCGAAGGGAGCGCGCTTCGACGGCCTGGCGTTCGGGGAGTACAGCAACCCGGACCCGGCGGGCGGCGAGATCCCGGCGCATCCCTACACCGGGGCGACGGACGTCATCATGCGCCAGCCGTCTCCCGACCCCGGGGAGGTGTACCCGCACGTCAACACGCAGCTCTTCGGCACGGTCGATCCGCCCTCCAACGCGGACGCCCTCGTGCGCGACATGAAGCCGCCGTACAACGCCCCGCCCGCGGGGACGAAGCCCACGATGACGGGCTTCGTGCGCGACTACATCGGCGTGCTGCGCAAGGACACCGGCGCCGAGCCAGCGCCCGACGACTACCGGCGGATCATGGGCGCGTTCACGCCGGACATGCTCCCGGTCTTCTCGACGCTCGCGCGTCAGTTCGCCGTGTACGACGACTGGCACTGCGCCGTGCCGTCGCAGACGTTCTGCAACCGGTCGTTCTTCCACGCCTCCACCTCGCACGGGTACGTCGACAACGGCGGTGACGGCGGGCTGCGCAAGTGGTTCGACCCGGCGAACGACGCGCCAACGATCTTCAACCGGCTCCAGGAGGCCGGGCGAAGCTGGCGCGTCTACTTCGACGACCGGCAGCTCATCTCGCTGACCGGCTTCATCCACGCCCCTGTGCTGGAGCCGTACTGGAGGACGCACTTCCGCACGATGACCCAGTTCTACGCAGACGTGGCGGAGGGTACCCTCCCGGACTACGCGTTCCTCGAGCCGCGCCTGCTCTACGACCACAACGACATGCACCCGCCGGGCGGCCCGATGACGGAGGAGGACGTCGACGGCACCCTGATCGCCGGCGGCGGCATCTCGGACGTGCGGGCGGGCGAGTTGCTGCTGCACCAGGTGTACTCGGCGATCCGCGGATCGCGCAGCGCGAACGGCTCGAACGCGCTCAACACGATGCTGCTGGTGACCTTCGACGAGCACGGCGGGACGTACGACCACGTCGCGCCCGGCCCGGCGACGCCTCCCGAACCGGCCGCCGGCCCGGGGGAGAACGGCTTCACGTTCGACCGGCTCGGGCTCCGTGTGCCCGCCCTCGCCATCTCGGCGTACACCGAGCGCGGCAGCATCCTCCACGAGGAGATGAGCCATGCGGCGGTCATCGCCACGCTCTGCGAGGCGTACGGGCTCCCGCACCTCACCGAGCGCGACCGCGGCGCGCGCACGATCCAGAACGCCGTGAACCGGACCTCTCCGCGCCAGCCCGGCACGTGGCCGGACACGCACCCGCAGTACCTGCCGCCGAACCCGGAGGCCGGACCGCCCGCGCCCGGCGACGAGGACCGCCCGCTCAGCCCGCCCGGCGTCGGCCTGGTCGGCCTCCTGACAGCCCGGTACGGCGCTCCGGACGACCCGGTGCCGCGCACCTACCGGGAGGCCTACGAGACCGTCGATCGGCTGGGGCGCGGGCTGTTCGGCTCACCCTAG
- the glgX gene encoding glycogen debranching protein GlgX yields the protein MTSPDPLRNLGVRIGPHGGELRVYSANADAMQFCLFDPKDPDWRVKTVEMHRDANDVWMGRSRSLQVGSLYAINVSGPSGPQNMFNPETLLMDPYAKGLTRVGPEEWRSTVVSDGFDWGGSAKPGTPLDHTVVYEAHVRGISRQNPDVPEELRGTYAGLAHESTIGYLKHLGVTAVELLPVHAFTSEQRLIREGLTNYWGYNTLNFFSPHAPYATRAAQAAGPEAVLVEFKGMVKLLHEAGIEVILDVVYNHTAEEGIGGPRTSLRGIDNATYYRQDANGVYIDVTGCGNTVNFGHPVPQRLVLDSLRYWAQEVQIDGFRFDLAVTLGRGEDASYSRDHPLLNDMLADPVLSSVKLIAEPWDVGIGGWQTGNFPGGPAGPAGPGGIDGRDGWSEWNDRYRDRVRNFWLADIAEARRNGQAPIGIGGFATRLAGSSNTFSPERGPLASINFVTAHDGFTMADLTVYNVKHNLGNGEDNRDGTDNNRSFNHGAEGPTLDERVLLDRHKAMRNLMGTLLLSAGVPMITAGDEFGRSQRGNNNAYCQDSELTWMSWLRTREQREMLDTTRRLLELRRDNPALRPSRFAVYGQTTPNASHMDWYDATGALMDDDDWNSPENRTLQYLAASTPDKEEFNRVLLIVHGVEDDVQVSLPVAPGVESYQLLWDSATEVPILEDGIELAPGSARLVGGASMQLYRANGPRVDTATGAA from the coding sequence ATGACGTCCCCCGATCCTCTGCGCAACCTGGGTGTACGCATCGGTCCGCACGGCGGCGAGCTGCGGGTCTACTCCGCGAACGCCGACGCCATGCAGTTCTGCCTGTTCGATCCGAAGGACCCGGACTGGCGGGTGAAGACCGTCGAGATGCACCGCGACGCCAACGACGTCTGGATGGGCCGCTCCCGCAGCCTCCAGGTCGGCAGTCTGTACGCGATCAACGTCTCCGGTCCGTCCGGCCCGCAGAACATGTTCAATCCGGAGACCCTGCTGATGGACCCGTACGCCAAGGGCCTCACCCGAGTGGGTCCGGAGGAGTGGCGCTCGACGGTCGTCTCCGACGGCTTCGACTGGGGCGGCTCAGCCAAGCCCGGCACTCCCCTCGACCACACCGTCGTCTACGAGGCGCACGTGCGCGGCATCAGCCGGCAGAACCCGGACGTGCCCGAGGAGCTGCGCGGCACGTACGCCGGCCTGGCGCACGAGTCCACGATCGGCTACCTCAAGCACCTCGGGGTCACCGCTGTGGAGCTGCTGCCCGTCCACGCGTTCACGTCCGAGCAGCGCCTCATCCGGGAGGGCCTGACCAACTACTGGGGCTACAACACCCTCAACTTCTTCAGCCCGCACGCTCCGTACGCCACGCGTGCCGCCCAGGCCGCCGGCCCCGAGGCGGTCCTCGTGGAGTTCAAGGGGATGGTGAAGCTCCTGCACGAGGCGGGCATCGAGGTGATTCTCGACGTGGTCTACAACCACACCGCCGAGGAAGGCATCGGCGGCCCGCGCACCAGCCTGCGCGGCATCGACAACGCCACCTACTACCGGCAGGACGCGAACGGCGTCTACATCGACGTCACCGGCTGCGGCAACACCGTGAACTTCGGGCATCCCGTCCCGCAGCGACTGGTGCTCGACTCGCTGCGCTACTGGGCGCAGGAGGTGCAGATCGACGGGTTCCGGTTCGACCTCGCCGTGACGCTCGGCCGCGGCGAGGACGCCTCGTACAGCCGCGACCATCCCCTCCTCAACGACATGCTCGCGGACCCGGTGCTCTCGAGCGTCAAGCTCATCGCCGAACCGTGGGATGTCGGGATCGGCGGCTGGCAGACCGGCAACTTCCCGGGTGGCCCGGCCGGGCCGGCGGGACCGGGTGGGATCGACGGCCGGGACGGCTGGTCGGAGTGGAACGACCGCTACCGCGACAGGGTCCGCAACTTCTGGCTGGCCGACATCGCCGAGGCCCGCCGCAACGGCCAGGCCCCCATCGGAATCGGCGGCTTCGCCACCCGGCTCGCCGGCTCGTCCAACACGTTCTCGCCCGAGCGCGGCCCGCTGGCCTCCATCAACTTCGTCACGGCGCACGACGGCTTCACCATGGCCGACCTCACCGTCTACAACGTCAAGCACAACCTCGGCAACGGCGAGGACAACCGCGACGGCACCGACAACAACCGGTCGTTCAACCACGGCGCGGAAGGCCCCACCCTGGACGAGCGCGTGCTGCTCGACCGGCACAAGGCCATGCGCAACCTGATGGGCACGCTGCTGCTGTCGGCGGGCGTCCCGATGATCACCGCGGGCGACGAGTTCGGCCGCAGCCAGCGCGGCAACAACAACGCCTACTGCCAGGACAGCGAGCTCACCTGGATGAGCTGGCTGCGCACCAGGGAGCAACGCGAGATGCTCGACACCACCCGCCGGCTCCTGGAGCTGCGTCGCGACAACCCTGCGTTGCGTCCCAGCCGGTTCGCCGTCTACGGGCAGACCACGCCCAACGCCAGCCACATGGACTGGTACGACGCCACCGGCGCGCTCATGGACGACGACGACTGGAACTCCCCGGAGAACCGCACCCTGCAGTACCTGGCGGCCTCCACGCCCGACAAGGAGGAGTTCAACCGCGTCCTCCTCATCGTGCACGGCGTGGAGGACGACGTGCAGGTCTCCCTCCCGGTCGCCCCCGGCGTGGAGTCGTACCAGCTGCTCTGGGACAGCGCGACCGAGGTGCCCATCCTGGAGGACGGCATCGAGCTGGCGCCGGGCAGCGCACGGCTGGTCGGCGGCGCCTCGATGCAGCTCTACCGGGCGAACGGGCCGCGCGTGGACACGGCGACGGGCGCCGCCTGA
- the mnmA gene encoding tRNA 2-thiouridine(34) synthase MnmA, protein MRVLAAMSGGVDSAVAAARAVEAGHDVVGVHLALSRMPGTLRTGSRGCCTIEDSMDAQRAANIIGIPYYVWDFSERFKLDVVDDFIAEYSAGRTPNPCMRCNERIKFAALLEKALDLGFDAVCTGHYASIVTDADGNRELHRASAWAKDQSYVLGVLTADQLAHAMFPLGATPSKAEVRAEAAARGLSVANKPDSHDICFIPDGDTRGWLTEHVGAAEGDILDREGNRLGSHEGAHAYTVGQRKGLNIGYPSPDGRPRFVLEVRPKDNTVVVGPKEALDIAEIAGARFTWAGQPPASPESPFACDVQIRAHADPVPAVAQVRDGELVVRPDEPLNGVAPGQTAVVYVGTRVLGQTTIDRTVSAVPV, encoded by the coding sequence GTGCGAGTTCTGGCAGCGATGAGCGGTGGCGTCGATTCCGCCGTGGCGGCCGCGCGCGCCGTGGAGGCCGGGCACGACGTCGTCGGCGTCCACCTGGCGCTCAGCCGGATGCCGGGCACCCTTCGCACCGGGAGCCGCGGCTGCTGCACCATCGAGGACTCGATGGACGCCCAGCGCGCCGCGAACATCATCGGCATCCCGTACTACGTCTGGGACTTCTCCGAGCGCTTCAAGCTCGACGTTGTGGACGACTTCATCGCCGAGTACTCGGCCGGCCGCACGCCCAACCCGTGCATGCGCTGCAACGAGCGGATCAAGTTCGCCGCGCTGCTGGAGAAGGCGCTCGACCTCGGCTTCGACGCCGTCTGCACCGGGCACTACGCGAGCATCGTCACCGATGCCGACGGCAACCGGGAGCTGCACCGCGCGAGCGCCTGGGCCAAGGACCAGTCGTACGTGCTGGGCGTGCTCACCGCCGACCAGCTCGCGCACGCGATGTTCCCGCTCGGCGCCACGCCCTCCAAGGCGGAGGTCCGCGCCGAGGCCGCAGCACGCGGGCTGAGCGTAGCCAACAAGCCGGACTCGCACGACATCTGCTTCATCCCCGACGGCGACACGCGCGGCTGGCTGACCGAGCACGTCGGCGCCGCGGAGGGCGACATCCTCGACCGCGAGGGCAACCGGCTCGGCTCGCACGAGGGCGCGCACGCCTACACGGTCGGCCAGCGCAAGGGCCTCAACATCGGCTACCCCTCGCCGGACGGCCGCCCGCGCTTCGTGCTGGAGGTCCGCCCGAAGGACAACACGGTGGTCGTCGGCCCGAAGGAGGCGCTCGACATCGCCGAGATCGCGGGCGCCCGGTTCACCTGGGCCGGACAGCCTCCCGCGTCGCCGGAGAGCCCGTTCGCGTGCGACGTCCAGATCCGCGCCCACGCCGACCCGGTGCCCGCCGTGGCCCAGGTTCGCGACGGCGAACTGGTCGTCCGCCCCGACGAGCCGCTGAACGGCGTGGCCCCCGGCCAGACCGCCGTCGTCTACGTCGGCACCCGCGTCCTCGGCCAGACCACCATCGACCGCACCGTCTCCGCCGTCCCGGTCTGA
- a CDS encoding alpha/beta hydrolase, translating to MPADAAQAAPRVEHVAQLSGAAAPAAIGDAPASSGPAGAGASGASAAAVFGAIRAVDPAALPGFLGAHASDLDRLLTSPPAASDVSQLWKLLDPARQAALVKLAPHVIGNLEGVPYDIRGKANVLDLDRTIAAAKGDLRTERGKTERVALKRQLTTLGNVETALKKKDGVTRTLVSLDTSADARAAIVVGDLRTARYVSVLVPGMYMSVGEQVEGWAGVAQNLYSQETGFLKRFLGSRANTAAPGVAVVAWIGYQTPVLTNIGGMDLARQGADSLERTLIGLQSLRAADPPYLSVFAHSYGSTAALLALEKGTVTVDALALMGSPGSDAQSVDQLGVRNGNVYVGKASMDPIVNSAFFGSDPGAPSYGAKTMGVGGATDPITHKSLSGSSGHNEYFTAGTECMRNLALIGIDKGDLVLG from the coding sequence ATGCCTGCCGACGCTGCGCAGGCGGCGCCGCGTGTCGAGCACGTGGCCCAGCTCTCCGGAGCAGCGGCCCCTGCGGCGATCGGGGATGCGCCGGCCAGCTCCGGCCCGGCCGGAGCCGGAGCATCCGGCGCGAGCGCCGCCGCCGTCTTCGGCGCGATCCGCGCGGTCGACCCGGCCGCGCTGCCGGGCTTCCTCGGCGCGCACGCGTCCGACCTCGACCGGCTCCTGACCAGCCCGCCCGCGGCCAGCGACGTCAGCCAGCTCTGGAAGCTGCTCGACCCCGCCCGCCAGGCGGCGCTCGTGAAGCTCGCGCCGCACGTGATCGGCAACCTGGAGGGCGTCCCGTACGACATCCGCGGCAAGGCCAACGTGCTCGACCTGGACCGCACCATCGCCGCCGCCAAGGGCGACCTGCGCACCGAGCGCGGCAAGACCGAGCGCGTCGCCCTCAAACGGCAGCTCACCACGCTCGGCAACGTGGAGACCGCGCTGAAGAAGAAGGACGGCGTCACGCGCACCCTCGTCTCGCTGGACACGTCGGCCGACGCCCGGGCCGCGATCGTCGTGGGCGACCTCCGGACGGCGCGCTACGTGAGCGTCCTGGTGCCCGGCATGTACATGTCGGTGGGGGAGCAGGTGGAGGGCTGGGCCGGCGTCGCCCAGAACCTCTACTCCCAGGAGACCGGGTTCCTGAAGCGCTTCCTCGGCTCCCGCGCGAACACCGCGGCCCCCGGCGTCGCGGTCGTCGCCTGGATCGGCTACCAGACGCCGGTGCTGACCAACATCGGTGGCATGGACCTCGCGCGGCAGGGCGCCGACAGCCTGGAGCGCACGCTGATCGGCCTCCAGTCGCTCCGCGCGGCCGACCCGCCCTACCTGAGCGTGTTCGCCCACTCCTACGGCTCGACCGCCGCGCTGCTGGCGCTGGAGAAGGGCACCGTCACGGTCGACGCGCTGGCCCTGATGGGTTCGCCGGGCTCCGACGCCCAGTCGGTCGACCAGCTCGGCGTGCGAAACGGCAACGTGTACGTCGGCAAGGCGTCGATGGACCCCATCGTCAACAGCGCGTTCTTCGGCAGCGACCCGGGGGCGCCCTCCTACGGCGCGAAGACCATGGGCGTCGGCGGCGCGACCGACCCGATCACCCACAAGAGCCTCTCCGGTTCGAGCGGCCACAACGAGTACTTCACCGCAGGCACCGAGTGCATGCGCAACCTCGCGCTGATCGGAATCGACAAGGGCGACCTGGTCCTCGGCTGA
- a CDS encoding cysteine desulfurase family protein: MPVYLDHAATTPMRPEAIAAFTDALGLVGNPSSIHSQGQRAKRMLEEAREAVASTLGCDPIEVVFTSGGTEAINLAIKGMYWARNSGAAHPRILVPGGEHHATVDAVEWLERAEGARPEWLALDPEGRILPSVVADALGSASDVALLTFLAVNNEVGTIQPVASLAALARAAGVPVHVDAVAAYGHVPLSFASLGVDALSVSAHKIGGPVGIGALVLGRRSAVVPLIHGGGQQRQVRSGTQDVAAAVAFAAAALAAEAERVSEAQRLAALRDRLIRGVRVAVPEAVLSGPEPEQAGGERVASNVHFVFPGAQGDSLLFLLDLAGLSVSTGAACTAGIPEPSHVLLAMGRSEPEARSALRFTLGRTSTEADVDALLAALPGAYAQAERAGLAERETRSRN; this comes from the coding sequence GTGCCCGTCTATCTCGACCACGCCGCCACCACCCCGATGCGCCCGGAGGCGATCGCCGCCTTCACGGACGCGCTGGGGCTCGTCGGCAACCCGTCGAGCATCCACAGCCAGGGCCAGCGGGCCAAGCGGATGCTGGAGGAGGCCAGGGAGGCCGTCGCCTCGACCCTCGGCTGCGACCCGATCGAGGTCGTCTTCACCTCCGGCGGCACGGAGGCGATCAACCTCGCGATCAAGGGGATGTACTGGGCGCGCAACAGCGGGGCCGCTCATCCGCGCATCCTCGTCCCGGGCGGCGAGCACCACGCGACCGTAGACGCGGTGGAGTGGCTGGAGCGCGCGGAGGGAGCGCGGCCGGAGTGGCTGGCGCTCGACCCGGAGGGGCGGATCCTGCCCTCGGTCGTCGCGGACGCGCTGGGCTCGGCGTCGGACGTGGCGCTGCTGACTTTCCTGGCCGTGAACAACGAGGTGGGGACGATCCAGCCGGTCGCCTCGCTCGCGGCGCTCGCGCGCGCTGCCGGGGTGCCGGTGCACGTGGACGCCGTCGCGGCCTACGGCCACGTGCCGCTGTCCTTCGCCTCGCTGGGCGTCGACGCGCTGAGCGTCTCGGCGCACAAGATCGGGGGACCGGTCGGGATCGGCGCCCTCGTCCTCGGCCGGCGCTCGGCGGTCGTGCCGCTGATCCACGGCGGAGGCCAGCAGCGCCAGGTGCGCAGCGGCACCCAGGACGTCGCGGCGGCCGTCGCGTTCGCGGCGGCGGCGCTCGCCGCGGAGGCCGAGCGGGTATCCGAGGCGCAGCGGCTCGCCGCGCTGCGCGACCGGCTGATCCGCGGCGTGCGGGTGGCCGTGCCCGAGGCGGTGCTGAGCGGGCCGGAGCCGGAGCAGGCAGGTGGCGAGCGGGTCGCCTCCAATGTCCATTTCGTCTTCCCCGGCGCGCAGGGCGATTCGCTGCTGTTCCTGCTCGACCTCGCCGGACTGTCGGTCTCCACCGGCGCGGCCTGCACGGCGGGCATCCCGGAGCCGTCGCACGTGCTGCTCGCGATGGGCCGCAGCGAGCCGGAGGCCCGCAGCGCGCTGAGGTTCACGCTCGGCCGCACCTCCACCGAGGCGGATGTCGACGCGCTGCTCGCGGCGCTGCCGGGCGCGTACGCGCAGGCGGAGCGGGCGGGGCTGGCGGAGCGCGAGACACGCAGTCGAAATTGA